A single window of uncultured Pseudodesulfovibrio sp. DNA harbors:
- a CDS encoding electron transporter RnfC, with the protein MTKFNFSLKSGDTGPLIKASSPDMLQIPIDGMTPVMAVGDQVLGGTKVAIANADDEGDMHSPLAGVIREIQPYAMLIEVRGNERIKPHEPCVDSGDQLRSWLKDKGVCTRHLIKTATLIINAVPPEPGISIYDPLLRDYRKTLELGLETVQKIVEPNKMFLVAAKGNRANAFANCTVMHVAPIYPNGLDPLIIKTVTGQEVLPGMLPDNGTILSVKDLYFIGRVMETGRPVTETVMTINGNNHLVAVGTPVGFLAAKADITVHPGDRVVIGGPLRGLAAVNLEQGVDKDASGLHILRQSEGMKATDNFCLGCGECERHCPARIMPGLISRCAEFKQFKRAEAYHIHSCMECGLCGYWCTAGRPLLQYIRLAKYELALLAGAVQPPRPTPEEIQKGQSGDEPC; encoded by the coding sequence ATGACCAAATTCAACTTCAGCCTCAAATCCGGCGACACAGGTCCCCTTATCAAAGCATCCAGCCCAGACATGCTGCAGATTCCCATAGATGGCATGACCCCTGTCATGGCAGTTGGAGATCAGGTGCTGGGAGGGACAAAAGTAGCCATTGCCAATGCTGACGACGAAGGCGATATGCACTCGCCGCTGGCCGGGGTCATTCGAGAAATTCAACCCTACGCCATGCTTATTGAAGTTCGAGGAAATGAACGAATTAAACCACATGAACCATGTGTTGATAGTGGGGACCAACTCCGTTCCTGGCTCAAGGACAAAGGAGTCTGCACTCGCCACCTCATCAAAACCGCGACACTGATCATCAACGCAGTTCCACCGGAGCCGGGTATATCAATATATGACCCACTACTCCGCGATTACCGAAAGACATTGGAACTCGGTCTTGAAACTGTTCAGAAAATAGTTGAACCGAACAAAATGTTTCTCGTGGCAGCCAAAGGCAATCGGGCCAATGCGTTTGCCAACTGTACGGTCATGCACGTCGCTCCCATTTATCCCAACGGACTTGATCCGCTGATCATCAAGACTGTTACAGGACAAGAGGTGCTTCCGGGCATGCTCCCGGATAATGGCACCATTCTATCTGTGAAAGACCTTTACTTCATAGGTCGTGTCATGGAGACAGGTCGTCCGGTTACGGAAACTGTCATGACCATCAATGGGAATAACCATCTTGTCGCTGTGGGAACACCTGTCGGCTTTCTCGCTGCCAAAGCCGACATTACCGTGCACCCCGGTGACAGGGTAGTCATTGGTGGCCCACTCCGAGGACTGGCCGCTGTCAATCTTGAACAGGGAGTGGATAAAGATGCTTCAGGACTTCATATCCTCCGCCAGAGCGAAGGAATGAAAGCCACCGACAATTTCTGTTTGGGATGTGGTGAATGCGAACGCCATTGCCCTGCCCGAATCATGCCCGGTCTCATCAGCCGGTGTGCCGAATTCAAACAGTTCAAACGAGCTGAAGCATACCACATTCATTCCTGCATGGAATGTGGCCTATGCGGTTACTGGTGCACGGCGGGACGCCCTCTACTACAATACATCCGACTGGCAAAATATGAATTAGCCCTGCTGGCGGGAGCCGTACAACCTCCTCGCCCTACACCTGAAGAAATCCAAAAGGGACAATCAGGAGACGAGCCATGCTAA
- a CDS encoding RnfABCDGE type electron transport complex subunit D, giving the protein MLKQLQPILTVSAPPHVHCGRTIKRYMLETVLALLPAAIMAVIIFGMDALRIMALSCSVAVATECICNRVMKREQSVDDLSGLLTGLLFAFLLPASAPWWLVFIGSASGIILGKMIFGGLGGNPLSAPLVGWALCRISWADFMDTNAAMLNSILPAPLQQLKHFGLESIQSIDLSSLLLGQQLGGLGEIHIAALLAGGIFLLARRHIRWYIPTGFIIGLLATAWIYQIIDPTMYASPIFHLLAGGSIFGAFFLATDAASTPVGLVPSLLFGLIAGAMVIVIRVYGIYPDGVPFAILLANLFTPLLDRIRPKPFGGSYSFEDTEDAA; this is encoded by the coding sequence ATGCTAAAACAACTCCAACCTATCTTGACAGTATCGGCCCCTCCTCATGTTCATTGCGGCAGAACCATCAAGCGATACATGCTCGAAACAGTGCTTGCGTTGTTACCTGCAGCAATCATGGCTGTCATAATCTTCGGCATGGATGCTCTCAGGATCATGGCGTTATCCTGCTCTGTGGCAGTCGCAACGGAATGCATCTGCAATAGAGTTATGAAACGGGAACAATCAGTGGACGACCTCAGCGGTCTGCTGACAGGTCTCCTCTTTGCATTTCTGCTTCCTGCCTCAGCACCATGGTGGTTGGTCTTCATCGGTTCGGCTTCAGGCATCATCCTTGGCAAAATGATCTTCGGAGGACTCGGAGGCAACCCGCTGAGTGCCCCCCTTGTAGGATGGGCATTATGCCGCATCTCATGGGCAGACTTCATGGACACCAACGCGGCCATGTTGAATTCGATACTTCCAGCACCGCTCCAACAACTCAAACATTTTGGTTTGGAATCAATCCAATCAATCGATTTGAGCTCGTTACTTCTCGGACAACAACTTGGTGGACTGGGTGAAATTCATATCGCAGCCCTGCTCGCTGGCGGTATTTTCCTGCTCGCACGTCGCCACATCCGCTGGTACATTCCAACAGGATTCATCATTGGCTTGCTGGCAACGGCTTGGATTTATCAAATCATCGACCCGACCATGTATGCATCACCTATTTTCCATCTGCTTGCGGGGGGCTCAATTTTTGGAGCATTCTTTCTTGCAACAGATGCAGCATCGACTCCCGTGGGGTTGGTTCCGTCCCTGCTTTTCGGTCTTATCGCTGGTGCAATGGTCATCGTCATCCGTGTATATGGCATTTATCCAGACGGAGTTCCCTTTGCTATCCTATTAGCCAATCTGTTCACTCCACTGCTTGACCGCATACGCCCCAAACCATTCGGCGGCTCATACTCTTTTGAAGACACGGAGGACGCAGCATGA
- a CDS encoding RnfABCDGE type electron transport complex subunit G, whose translation MKEMIKMILVLSLICGLSGLTLATVRQATSQRIEEQVMTYVQGPALAQIFTDYDNNPVKDRKVFNFPDGSITVFPAIKNGTLTGIALETFGKGYGGDIGVMVGFNLDGTMLKGIGITTLKETPGLGARVVEPDYRDQFKGHTTTSLALKKQGGDIAAISGATISSTGTVAAVNDAIQIFTKIKDKLPTAWES comes from the coding sequence ATGAAAGAAATGATCAAGATGATTCTTGTGCTGTCACTTATTTGCGGCCTCTCCGGCCTGACGTTGGCAACCGTCCGGCAGGCTACCAGCCAACGCATTGAAGAACAGGTCATGACATATGTTCAAGGCCCTGCTCTGGCACAAATATTCACAGATTATGACAATAATCCGGTCAAAGATCGCAAAGTCTTTAATTTTCCCGATGGTTCCATCACCGTTTTTCCAGCCATAAAAAACGGCACCTTGACCGGAATAGCTCTTGAAACTTTCGGCAAAGGCTACGGCGGTGATATCGGCGTCATGGTCGGATTCAATCTCGACGGCACTATGCTGAAAGGTATAGGCATCACTACTCTCAAAGAAACACCCGGTCTTGGCGCACGCGTGGTCGAACCAGACTACCGCGACCAATTCAAGGGGCATACCACGACATCCCTCGCCTTGAAAAAACAGGGAGGCGATATCGCAGCCATCTCCGGCGCGACTATTTCGTCAACTGGCACAGTGGCTGCTGTCAACGACGCAATACAGATATTCACAAAAATCAAAGACAAACTCCCCACAGCTTGGGAATCGTAG
- a CDS encoding electron transport complex subunit E, with protein sequence MSMWKEFSKGLWRDLPPFKLVLGLCPVLAVTKTAYNGFGMGMAVIFVLALSNLFVSLLRKVIPAKVRIACFIVVAASLVVCVELLMQAYAYPLYLQLGIFVPLIVVNCIILGRAEAFASKNPVHLAVADGLGMGVGFTLSLTFLGSIRELFGYGTWFGLHIMGDWFEPFTFMVEAPGAFVCLGLVLAGMNALTNWQRKTKGLEAIEGPVHDCKTCGMCSTKPGM encoded by the coding sequence ATGAGCATGTGGAAAGAATTCTCCAAAGGCCTGTGGCGCGATCTGCCCCCTTTCAAGCTGGTACTTGGCCTCTGTCCGGTGCTAGCTGTGACCAAAACAGCATACAACGGCTTCGGCATGGGAATGGCCGTCATATTTGTCCTTGCCCTGTCCAACCTGTTCGTCTCGTTGCTCCGCAAAGTCATTCCAGCCAAAGTACGCATCGCCTGCTTCATCGTGGTGGCAGCATCGCTGGTTGTCTGCGTGGAATTGCTCATGCAGGCATATGCTTACCCACTATATCTACAACTCGGCATCTTCGTCCCTCTCATCGTTGTCAACTGCATCATTCTGGGACGAGCCGAAGCATTCGCTTCCAAAAACCCAGTCCATCTGGCTGTTGCTGATGGTCTTGGCATGGGCGTAGGATTCACTCTCTCACTGACTTTCCTTGGCTCCATCCGTGAACTCTTCGGGTACGGTACATGGTTCGGCCTGCATATCATGGGGGACTGGTTTGAACCGTTCACCTTCATGGTCGAGGCCCCCGGTGCCTTCGTCTGTCTCGGACTCGTATTAGCTGGCATGAATGCACTGACCAACTGGCAACGCAAGACCAAAGGACTGGAAGCCATCGAAGGACCAGTCCACGACTGTAAGACCTGCGGCATGTGTTCAACGAAACCGGGAATGTAG